The following DNA comes from Silurus meridionalis isolate SWU-2019-XX chromosome 14, ASM1480568v1, whole genome shotgun sequence.
TTTCGACAACCATCGACATGGATTTCACCGGTGAGGCTTTTTAAAATGCATCCTTTCCGCTTTAGGGGCCTTGTGCTGGATCAGTGCTGTGACCCTGGGGTGTCTTTGGTGCACGGTGAAGTGTGTGAAGGGCATGAAGGCTCagatcattatcatcatcaccatcatcaatggactttggatccaaaggttgtGAGCTCAAATCCAAGCTgcaccaagttgccacttctgggcccctgaacatGGCCCTTAACTCCATAGTTGCTCAGTTGGATGATTGAGAGAGATGTAAGTCACATTGGAAacaggcatctgccaaatgctgtaaatataaataataatcattatcatcGTCACCATGAAGTGATGAAGCCACAGGTCATGGGTTCATTCTCCCATACACTGAATCTGGGGACCAGATCAAAAAGCCTCCATGATCATTCATTCACCTTGGATCTAAAGTCTGTCCCAGGAACGCCAGACACCTTTCATGCTCACGCCTCCTGCACTTTTCGATCTTCTAAAAATACATTCTGATGCACATCCTGCACTTCTCATTAAACTGTCTGTCCAATCTAAACCACTCTAGAGCCTGCAATGTCCCATGAACTTGCTGAAGGTGTGTGTTCTTTGGCTCAGATGGATACAGCCTGACTTTGTAGGCCAGGGTTTAGTCGTTGTCTTCATTGACTGAAGATTCTCCCTGGGACAGGTGCATTTGGGTGGAGAAAAAGACTTATTCAATCGTCTGCATCCAATACCTCAGTATTACTCGAGCTGCACTCAGCTGCGATATATTCAAAAGATATTAGATGATTTATAAAATCATCCATTCGAAAACGTCTCCCCCATGACTTCCTGTTCGAGTGGAAATGACTTCAGGACTTCATGTTACCTCACGCAGTTCATGAGGACTTGGGATCAGACCGGAACCTGGAGAGGTCATGTGATCAGAGAAGGGCAAGCCTGTTATTGGTTTGTACCACGTTGAGGTGATTTGgccaaaaatatgtggacacctgacgaTCACACCGATTGTCTGCCATGTTGAATATTCTGTTCTGTTGGCATTAAATATGGAGTTGGACACCTGCTTTCTGCTGTAACAGTGTTCACTTTTCagcagagagaagaaaaggaacGTTTCGGGAGGCTTTAATGTTCTTCTGCAAAGTTTCTTTGGTTCTTTGGACATGTCTTGGTCTATAAGATATTTGCGGCCCAAGGAAACGATTGTGTGCTAGCTTGGTCACAGCTATTGTAGTAGATGATGAgtgcatttgttgttttgtgtttacgTAGGTCTCCAGTCCTGCGCTGCAGCTCTGTCGGCAGTATTGCGATTCCCGGCCTCTGACCCTGCAGAGCATCGAAGAGCGTGTCATGAACGTCCTTAACCTATACGACAAGATCAAGCCGGAGACGGTACGAGTCTGTCGTCACATCGTCACGTTCCAGCGGCCTGAATAAACCTCAAGTCTCAAGTAGTTGCAGTGTCATGTGGCGTGAAAACGAGTCAGGATGGAAATTAAGGGGTTAAATGTACAGTAGTTTGATGTCAAATCATGTCTGCTGATCtaaaatgagttttttttttttttttttttttttcccctccttgtTTCACAGCTTGAGTCATCATCTCACTTTATGAAAGATTTGGGGCTGGACAGTTTGGATCAGGTGGAGATTATCATGGCGATGGAAGACGAGTTTGGTAAGCGCCtttggtggacgaagtacacaaactatgtacttatgttaaagtagagatacatgaggtaaaatattactttagtaaaagtgctctctttaaactttcacttgagtaaaaggaCAAAGGTTTTTGCCTTTAATTGTActgaagtatccaaagtactatgatgatccttttatcatttttatcacaaaactCTTCGcataatcaactcagtttatgtgaatcagcacaccgatctattaataggaTGATATGAATGAGTCGAACATCGATTGATGAGCCGAAAAccttcttttttcatttacagtaatcccccgctttaccgcggttcgaataTCGCCACCCCTGGTTTAacgcagaattgcatttgccacattacTAATTTGTTTGACTGATGTTCCCGGTCTTTCACGGCTAGCAGGATAGAAAacaaaacttatagggaattaaGGAGTTTTACGGTAAAATAGAcatttatcaataaaaatataattgccttattcttgcaaatgtttcctgtgtgtgagaggatgatttacggtttaaacaaaaaaaataattttttgctgtctgtttatcgcgggcggttttggaacgtaaccacagCGATAAACGGTGGATtactgtactttaaaaaaaaaaaagcatggagATTATCATTAAtgactctcaaaatgttctgcttgctgttggaCTGGTGCtgaaactgtatgttggtgatgagtAGATTCCGCCAAGCGCCAATCAagacaagtttaaaacagagggAAGCCCTGATTGGTCGCTTGCTGCGTGCTTTAATGGTTCCAttttttatccgctcataaatgAAAAAGGAGCGACTGATTTCATAAAATGTAGtagttaaaaagtaaaatttttgcCTTTGAAATGTGAAGTTAAATtgtccccaaatggaaatacttcagtaaagtgctgatggaaaaaaataaaatgcagtaacGAATGATATCTAAATATCTGCCCACAAAGCCATGAAATTCCATGTAACATTGGAGCGTTCCAATTTTTGTTGCAAAGAAATTGATTCTTGTCTCTGGAAGTGACTACTTAAGAGATTGAGCAATGTAGCGTGTGCTACATAGGAACATAACAGGCTTGGGTGATGGACAATAGcaatttttctattttctaacaTCGATTATTGTCATGAACATCCACCAGACCAATTAGTTCCTGTTTTCGGTAGCATTATAGCAGCTGCAAACATCTTAAGTGTTTTTATATTGCGTTCCGGTGTTTCCGGCAGGATTCGAGATTCCAGACACGGAAGCAGAGAAGCTCATGACTCCTGCCGAAGTTGTACAGTACATCGCGAGGAAAAAGGACGTGAACCAATAACCAAGGCTCTGTTTTTCACATAAGGtctgttttcacacacagtgtcacGGCTCATTTATCAGTCTCTTGGGAAATCTGTGTGAAAATGTTGTGCATATGTTTTGAGGTGAATTAAAACTTTCCCGGCGGAGGTTTCAGGAACACGGTTTGTTCTTGCTTGTGTATGTTGTGGAACAACGGTCACCTCGTaatgtaatgaatagacattcggtgccacccggATGAGGAcaagttcccttttgagtctccaggtttcttcctcatgccagcTCAgggattctttttctttccacaagtCACCACTGACTCGCTCATGAGGGACAAGCTTcaaattataaagaacaataatATAGGTGCTAATTTGTATACCACTTTATaacctgtgtaaagctgctttgagacaatgtccattgttaaaagctttatacagataaaaatgaatcaattaaatgaattcattttgaATCCAACCTGTAAAttaccaggtgtgtgtgtggcacagCTGATTTTCAGAATGTAATAAAAGCCAAAACCTCACCAGCTGAAATGACTTGAAAGGCTCCAGCAATGAACATATCACTTGAGGTCAGAAATCTCCAGAGGAATTACTGAAAAAGGGTGAGGTCAAAAGAAAATGGTGTgatgtgaaaacaaaaaaaagtttgtacttaaattttaatgtaatatttgtCACTGAAATCGATATTAAACTTGACTATGTAATAGTCAGTAGCTCCTCCTTGTTCCACAAAAACACCTTTGATCCACTTATCCATTGACTCCAAGTCCTCTGACGATGTGTTGTGGTATCTAATACGAAGACGTAAGCATCAGATCCTTTATTTGGAGGCCGAATCAacacctggaagtgatggtccTCAAACTTTATTTGCAGTGTGATTGTTTGGcaaggaaagaatgaataaaagaaacattatTATTGGGTAGGTGAGATTTGTCAGAGTAACATCCACATGGTCCCCAGGTTTCCTATTAGAGCATCACAATGACACACCGGATCAATTTCTTCCTATAATGCGTCCTGGTATCATTGCTTCCCCAGGTAAGAACACTCTAGCATTTGGCCGTCCAcatgtaaatgtgatttacCAGACCAGGCCACCTTCCCTTCCCTCATGACGACTTTCGGCtggctatcggcaaaaatccacgCTGAGTtacagcggcctctagaggcaaatcactgactcCACgcgctgtttgtttttgcaagCGAGACTGTGCGCCACATGGAGAGTGctatattaccgtattttccggactataagccgctacttttttccccacgctttgaaccccgcggcttaaacaacgaagcggcttatttatggatttttcctcggttttcccggtttcacaagattcaagccataaaactgagccccataacattagaccaatgaaatttccgaacggaaacgaaaaaacgcacctcacctgtgttctgagctgcaaaaaaaaatttaaaatgcggcggaggctattcccaaaatgccgctctgctcttaaaggagccacaacatatttcacccgttacaccgtgtaacagacactatCTTTCgtaaaagcctgtgtaaagttcattagtttcagtgtagacactcgcggcttatttatgttcaaaataaaaatctttgtcataTTCAGTGGGTGCGGATTATATATGGATGCGCTTAATAGtttggaaattacggtatatgtTTAACgacactgccggtaaacacgtgtgtcttaatatttggagcgaatgtggctgtaattaaggaattgaatttAAGActgaactacgagacaaaacatcgagataagctgaaaaacctgaatgcagagcagaagatacagaaagtagaagagttaaagaagaatctgacatttcagcagacgtttttcaccagagcaaaatcccaaagtgaagctggtgtgaaaacagatttactgagggagagtttctgaagagcttcatgatgtgagacgtctggtgtttgacgagatatttttatggagagcaaaatattttaatgttaaaaaaaacattgttttagtgtgtacaataaatgtttatcctgttcggcccacgacctaaagtgtgctttgaggtTTGCCCCCTGTgtaattgagtttgacacccctgattagaagaatatcattaattattaataatcacttataattaaaggtaaattgagcaaattgttttattttagaattgtgtatcaaactggtagcccttcacattagtcagtacccaagaagtagctctcggtgtcaaaaaggttggtgacccctggtctagaggaacatcttccagaagatTGCACATTAGTgctcatttgttgttataataaatatCTAATGGATGTTCTGAAAGTGcacatttttgtcctttttgtgCTTTCTTTGGTTTACATGTTTGTTTCTAACTGTTTCCACAGGCCTCAAGATCCCGGCCCTGCGCCGATTCTATCCTGAACATCGCTCTGtttctgtcagtcattgtgtgtaatgtttaataGAAAAGATTGTAGTgtacatttgaaaaataaatgtaaaaatcgaAAAGTATTTGCTTTGGAAGCTTCATTTCAATGTTTGAATATTTTCATGcataacttaaaaaaatctatattgcaattctttatataataaataaataaataaataaatatatatatatatacacacacacacacacacacacacacacatacatacagtacagaccaaaagtttggacacaccttctcattcaaagagttttctttattttgtatttttaaaattgtagagtcacactgaaggcatcaagggctatttgaccaagaaggagagtgatggggtgctgtgccagatgacctatatatatatatatatatatatataaaataaatttttgtctgagtaaaaaaggaaaagtctTATTTTTTTTGAGGAAAAAGTCGTGTTTATATGAAAATATTCAAAGAACTGATATTATTGCCAAATAAATCTCAGGCATTGCTGAAGCGGGCTTTATTGTAAAGATGTATACGCAAGGCAGTGTTTAcaatcattgtgtgtgtgagatagcgTGTTCTGAATATTGGTGTTACTGTACACAGGGCAAAAATAAaacgtttttgtgtgtgtgacatttggTTTCATGCAGCAGCGAATACAGCCAGCAGAGGGCACATAGGTTTCTTCCCCCttagggtgtgtgtggtgtgtgtgtgtgtgtgtgtgtgtgtgtgtgtgttttctaggCTCTGCAGCTATGAGGTTTCTGCAGAGGCCCAGATTTGAGGAAAAATATTAGGAAATTGAAAGAGGGCAGAAAAACATGAGGcatgcagaaagaaaaagaccggtgacgagagagagaaagaaacaggaaaTACACCAGGTCAGGAGAAAGTCAAGGTGACccgagacacagacacacagagaggagCATATTAACAGGACTGTCCAGggtaataaatatgtataaggTGGGTGTGTCTGGTTTGACTCCACCCATCGATGCAGAGTTTGTGTGAATGCTTTTCTTTGTTGaagactaaaacacacacacacacacacacacatacatttggGACACCTTACGAGCCGTCACACTTGTTCCTTTGCTCAGCCCCACACCACAAGAGCGAGACAAAACGTTCATTGTGCTGAAGctgactgaacacacacacacacacacacacacacacacacctcagtttctctttctctttctcactctctgctTTTCTCTCCCTGGTTCCCTTCAGCACTATCTTGAGTTTGTGCAGATgggtgtgtttacttgtgtgtgtgtgtgtgtgtgtgtgttaagggaTTTAATAAGTGTTTCTTTGTTTCACTGCCTTTGCTTACATCTTCACAGTAGTATCTTCAAATCTCTACTACACTTAAGATCAAGGATTCATGTTCTCTAATTCCATTCATACATCCATTTACCCATCTATCTGTTCATCTGTCCATCcttccatttattcatccatctatctgtttATCCATCGActcatttatctatctatctgttcaCTTAcctctatccattcatccatacaTTCACCCTTCCACCCATCTACAGGTTCATCCATTTATATGTTCacccatccatctgtctgttcatccatccattcagccatccatccatcatctatcATGTTGATTAATCCatctattttttctctttccatctaacCATTCACCCATTCATACATCGAGctgtttattcatccatccatttatttattcattcattcattaatccatctgtccatcaatCTGTTCATCTAtcattctgtttgtttattcatccacccatccttccatccagccatccatttGTTTCCCCATCTATCTATCGGTTCATCTTTTCATCCATTTGTTCATCCatacatctatccatccatttctcagttcatgtttattgtacactgtattatataataatacaaggCAACGTATTAACATTCCACTAAACCCATTGACATTAATAGAACTAAAACTACATTATTGATCCTATAAAAACTATTAAACACCTAAAATGGTTTAaaccaacacaaacaacaataatCCCATTTCTGTACTGATTGTGTGCTGGTACTATCGATGTACTATATCACTCTATAAGTGTTTTTGACAacgaataagaaaaaaaagtaacttagcCCGTTAAGGACATTGCAATGATTTacttaaaatgtctttttcccCCATTAATCATTTACTTTCAGTCTACAACTTTGCTGACAGGTTCTGCACTTGTGCAGTGACCTCATATATCcatatacttcttttttttttcttcctgtgaTTCCCAGGAAAATCCACTGGGATTGGAGATTCCACTCGTCTTATAGGTGCagatttttttggtgttttatcTAAAAACCTAAAAAAGGGTTTTTCATGGGGTTTTTTAGGGTTACCAATGGCAAAGACTCGTCTTGGTTGTTGACTTTGATTGTTGACACCAATCCACCTACCTCCTGGATGAGGTTCTTTGACCTGGCCAACTTGTGTCAATAGCTTATTCTTCACCAGGGATGGAAAGAATATTTCACCCTAGTTTTCTGTGGTGGTCTTTTGAAGTTCCTAAACTCATCTgtgcagtcttttttttttttaaatgtcccaAATAGTAACACATACGTGGCCAAACCTAATGTGGCCTTTTTCTCTAATGGgttcattttgattttttttctgatttatgAAGACTTGCTTTTCTTCCTTTATATAAAGGTTAACAGCaacagcttctcccattaggggtcgccacagcggatcactCAGTAGAAGATCTGTTGCACTAGTGATAGCAAAACAGGCATTAACTGCACCAGGATTagacactatatagacaaaagtattggaacacctgacttctccaggcatatgtgtttcttcactAAACTGTCACCAGAAAGTAAtgattgtataggatgtgttcacatgaaattttcccttcacctagAAGagtcaaacctgttccaacatgacaacgctatctctgtgcacaaagccaggtccatgaagatataccTTACATGGGTTggcgtggaagatctcctgctgtagcgctctgccctcaaccctattgaacatgcagaattggaacactgactgcaccccaggcctcctcacctcacccacataaGTACCCGACTGAGCTGTTCCTATTGTAACAATGCCATGTTAGAAAGAGAgctttttttataaactgtgGTCCTCACCTTTCTGTTGGTGTAAAAGAAGAAGCAGCAACTTCTGACTGATCAGAATGTAACCGACTAATAACTAACCCTGAGGTGTTGATCCCCTaaatggaaaaaacaacaacatgccTCAGTATTTCCACTTGATGAAGCACTGAGGAGTCGGGACCATTTATACACTCCTTTACTTATACATGAGGAGGCTACAGTTACACTTGTACTCGCCGTTTCCTTCACAACGTGTCCACAGCGGCTCGTTTTCTGTCACAAGCATGGTTACTGTTACACaagctctctctgtgtgtgtgtagatagatacaagtgaagatagatagatagatagatagatagatagatagatagatagatagatagatagatagatagatagatagatagatagacagacagacagacagacagacagacagactattTTGCCAAAAATTTGCAGACACCtgttcataaatatatatatatatatatatatatatatatatatatatatatatatatatatatatatatagagagagagagagagagagagagagagagagagagagagagagagagagagagagagtaggtaAAATACtcagcacaccgatctattaatagaacacTATTGATGAGtcaaaccttcttttcaactgcTTCAAAATAATCGCGCAAATATGGCCACGGGTGTCGTGGCGAGTTCgaatcaggagtttcttccatcatttattcct
Coding sequences within:
- the ndufab1b gene encoding NADH:ubiquinone oxidoreductase subunit AB1b; this encodes MASRVLVHCVRSVRLLQHSGGVLKSASRRSLSLVSFRQPSTWISPVSSPALQLCRQYCDSRPLTLQSIEERVMNVLNLYDKIKPETLESSSHFMKDLGLDSLDQVEIIMAMEDEFGFEIPDTEAEKLMTPAEVVQYIARKKDVNQ